From a region of the Calonectris borealis chromosome 2, bCalBor7.hap1.2, whole genome shotgun sequence genome:
- the MRPL55 gene encoding large ribosomal subunit protein mL55 isoform X2 produces the protein MAPRSRRQLMGGDGEGGPVPAAPAPPPPPRALTSGVGRGGGKRSAARRRGAYVEDPASLTGTGMAAASRALSALRLDAVPRLLPPIVASSRSNSNRASVSHLHRQLYGRLYPVLLVKTDGSTVRLRYREPKRILMLPLDSSTLPEAERKARLRRQFPSKPKAGTEETFESIDLGTYKRFWKK, from the exons ATGGCTCCGCGCAGCCGCCGCCAGCTcatggggggggatggggaggggggtccggtcccggcagcccccgcgcccccgccgccgccacgcgCCCTGACGTCAGGcgtggggaggggcggggggaagaggagCGCCGCGCGGCGGAGG GGGGCCTACGTGGAGGATCCGGCCTCGCTCACCGGGACCGGGATGGCGGCCGCGAGCCGGGCGCTGAG CGCCCTGCGCCTCGACGCCGTCCCCAGGCTGCTGCCGCCCATCGTCGCCTCCAGCCGCAGCAACTCCAACCGCGCCTCCGTCTCCCACCTCCACAGGCAGCTCTACGGCCGCCTCTACCCCGTCCTCCTGGTCAAGACCGACGGCTCCACCGTCCGCCTTCGCTACAGGGAGCCGAAGCGCATCCTCATG CTGCCCCTGGACAGCAGCACGCTGCCCGAGGCGGAGCGCAAGGCCCGGCTGCGGCGGCAGTTCCCCAGCAAACCGAAGGCCGGGACGGAGGAGACCTTTGAGAGCATCGACCTGGGCACCTACAAGCGGTTCTGGAAGAAGTGA
- the MRPL55 gene encoding large ribosomal subunit protein mL55 isoform X3: protein MAAASRALSALRLDAVPRLLPPIVASSRSNSNRASVSHLHRQLYGRLYPVLLVKTDGSTVRLRYREPKRILMLPLDSSTLPEAERKARLRRQFPSKPKAGTEETFESIDLGTYKRFWKK, encoded by the exons ATGGCGGCCGCGAGCCGGGCGCTGAG CGCCCTGCGCCTCGACGCCGTCCCCAGGCTGCTGCCGCCCATCGTCGCCTCCAGCCGCAGCAACTCCAACCGCGCCTCCGTCTCCCACCTCCACAGGCAGCTCTACGGCCGCCTCTACCCCGTCCTCCTGGTCAAGACCGACGGCTCCACCGTCCGCCTTCGCTACAGGGAGCCGAAGCGCATCCTCATG CTGCCCCTGGACAGCAGCACGCTGCCCGAGGCGGAGCGCAAGGCCCGGCTGCGGCGGCAGTTCCCCAGCAAACCGAAGGCCGGGACGGAGGAGACCTTTGAGAGCATCGACCTGGGCACCTACAAGCGGTTCTGGAAGAAGTGA
- the MRPL55 gene encoding large ribosomal subunit protein mL55 isoform X1: MAGVGGVMVGLNHGGAGGAMIGLNHGGGGGSHDWAEPWRRRGELRWGRTVAWGATVGLLHDGGRGPGGRTVAGARSCHPPSAPGELRLPQGVPRSLPRLPLQGAYVEDPASLTGTGMAAASRALSALRLDAVPRLLPPIVASSRSNSNRASVSHLHRQLYGRLYPVLLVKTDGSTVRLRYREPKRILMLPLDSSTLPEAERKARLRRQFPSKPKAGTEETFESIDLGTYKRFWKK; the protein is encoded by the exons atggcgggggtggggggagtcaTGGTAGGGCTGAaccatggcggggcggggggagccatGATTGGGCTGAACcatggcgggggtggggggagccatGATTGGGCCGaaccatggcggcggcggggggagctaCGGTGGGGCCGAACCGTGGCATGGGGAGCCACGGTGGGGCTGCTACATGACGGggggaggggacctgggggcCGCACTGTGGCGGGGGCACGCAGCTGCCACCCCCCGTCCGCCCCAGGAGAGCTCCGTctcccccagggtgtccccaggagccTGCCTCGTCTCCCGCTCCAGGGGGCCTACGTGGAGGATCCGGCCTCGCTCACCGGGACCGGGATGGCGGCCGCGAGCCGGGCGCTGAG CGCCCTGCGCCTCGACGCCGTCCCCAGGCTGCTGCCGCCCATCGTCGCCTCCAGCCGCAGCAACTCCAACCGCGCCTCCGTCTCCCACCTCCACAGGCAGCTCTACGGCCGCCTCTACCCCGTCCTCCTGGTCAAGACCGACGGCTCCACCGTCCGCCTTCGCTACAGGGAGCCGAAGCGCATCCTCATG CTGCCCCTGGACAGCAGCACGCTGCCCGAGGCGGAGCGCAAGGCCCGGCTGCGGCGGCAGTTCCCCAGCAAACCGAAGGCCGGGACGGAGGAGACCTTTGAGAGCATCGACCTGGGCACCTACAAGCGGTTCTGGAAGAAGTGA